The proteins below are encoded in one region of Geobacter sp.:
- a CDS encoding 2Fe-2S iron-sulfur cluster binding domain-containing protein has product MKKMMLTVNGVTHSFVGDPEMPLLWYLRDTLHLYGTKYGCGEGLCGACTVQINGEAARSCITTMQSVAGKKIVTIEGLSATGDHPLQKAWQECDVPQCGYCQSGQLMQAAALLEGKPKPTDREIDEAMQGNICRCGTYQRIRQGIKLAAGVKP; this is encoded by the coding sequence ATGAAAAAGATGATGCTCACAGTCAATGGCGTTACCCATTCGTTTGTCGGTGATCCTGAAATGCCACTGCTATGGTATCTCCGCGACACACTCCACCTGTACGGTACGAAATACGGCTGCGGCGAGGGGCTCTGCGGCGCCTGCACGGTGCAGATCAACGGCGAGGCGGCGCGCAGCTGCATAACCACGATGCAGAGCGTGGCAGGGAAGAAGATCGTGACCATCGAGGGTCTGAGCGCCACAGGGGATCACCCGCTGCAGAAGGCGTGGCAGGAGTGCGACGTGCCGCAGTGCGGGTACTGCCAGAGCGGCCAGCTCATGCAGGCGGCAGCGCTTCTCGAAGGGAAGCCGAAACCGACGGACCGGGAGATCGACGAGGCCATGCAGGGGAACATCTGTCGCTGCGGAACGTACCAGCGCATCCGCCAGGGGATCAAGCTGGCAGCGGGGGTGAAGCCATGA
- a CDS encoding molybdopterin-dependent oxidoreductase, whose protein sequence is MNSVLRVSRRGFLKVTFSAGALILCVRIFPNEALGALAAEEKWSPGVYLGIEPDGTVIIIAHRSEMGTGIRTALPMVAADELEADWQRVRIEQAIGDPKYGDQNTDGSKSIRDFYDALRRAGASARVMLEHAAAARWGVPVAECRARNHQVVHVDGRSLGFGELVSLAAKQPVPRNEELRLKTPAEFRYIGKGVPIVDLSDICTGKATFGIDARMPGMVYASIERSPVLGDRLKSYDDKEARKVKGVLRTVVIEAAKPPYGFQALGGVAVIADSTWAAQQGRQKLKVVWEPGDNASYDSEAFRKSLLETVRKPQKAVRTIGDVDAIFAKGGTIHEAEYYVPHLAHATMEPPAVVAEYKNGKVTTWAATQNPQAVQETVAKAVGIAKQDVTCHVTLLGGGFGRKSKPDYVAEAAILSKMVGKPVQVTWSREDDIRHDFYHTVAALYLKAATDERGRPTAWLQRCAFPPIPSTFDATATYAADSEMAQGWVDVPFVIPNLRAENGPARNHVRIGWLRSVANIYHAFAVQSFVDELAAAAGRDRIEYFLDLLGKPRTIDFAAEGTTYANYGQPIDQYPWETGRLRRVVEVVAEKSGWAKRKPEKGRALGFAAHRSFLSYIAVVADVVVDGKGRISIPRLDVAVDAGRVVHPERVRAQFEGAAVFGASLALMGEITAAKGMIQQSNYNDYPVARMRDAPYETHVHLVQSEGLPTGVGEPGVPPIAPALCNALFSITGKRIRQLPINKTSLV, encoded by the coding sequence ATGAACAGCGTGTTGCGTGTCAGCAGGCGCGGTTTCCTCAAGGTGACGTTTTCGGCAGGGGCGCTGATCCTCTGTGTGCGGATCTTCCCCAATGAAGCGCTCGGGGCGCTGGCGGCGGAGGAGAAGTGGTCCCCCGGCGTCTACCTGGGGATCGAGCCGGACGGCACGGTGATCATCATCGCCCATCGCTCGGAGATGGGGACGGGGATCCGCACCGCGCTGCCGATGGTGGCTGCCGACGAACTGGAAGCCGACTGGCAGCGGGTCCGGATCGAACAGGCGATCGGCGATCCAAAGTATGGCGACCAGAATACCGATGGCTCAAAGTCGATCCGCGACTTCTACGACGCCTTGCGCCGGGCGGGTGCGTCGGCGCGGGTGATGCTGGAGCATGCGGCCGCAGCCAGGTGGGGAGTACCGGTTGCCGAATGCCGGGCGCGCAACCACCAGGTCGTGCATGTTGATGGCCGGAGCCTCGGTTTCGGGGAACTGGTATCCCTTGCCGCCAAGCAACCGGTGCCCCGCAACGAAGAGCTGCGCCTGAAGACGCCGGCCGAGTTCCGCTATATCGGCAAGGGAGTGCCGATCGTCGATCTTTCGGACATCTGCACCGGCAAGGCGACCTTCGGGATCGACGCCCGGATGCCGGGGATGGTCTATGCCTCCATCGAACGGTCGCCGGTCCTCGGCGACAGGCTGAAATCCTACGACGACAAGGAAGCGCGCAAGGTCAAAGGGGTGCTCCGGACCGTGGTGATCGAAGCGGCGAAACCACCCTACGGGTTCCAGGCCCTGGGAGGGGTCGCGGTGATTGCCGACAGCACCTGGGCGGCGCAACAGGGACGGCAGAAGCTTAAGGTCGTCTGGGAGCCGGGCGACAACGCCAGCTACGACTCGGAGGCCTTCAGGAAGTCGCTGCTGGAGACCGTACGAAAGCCGCAAAAGGCAGTGCGAACCATCGGCGACGTGGATGCGATTTTTGCCAAGGGGGGGACGATTCACGAGGCAGAGTATTACGTCCCCCATCTCGCCCATGCCACGATGGAGCCGCCGGCAGTGGTGGCCGAATACAAAAACGGCAAGGTCACGACTTGGGCCGCGACCCAGAACCCGCAGGCAGTGCAGGAGACGGTGGCCAAGGCCGTGGGGATCGCGAAGCAGGATGTGACCTGCCATGTGACGCTCCTCGGTGGCGGCTTTGGCCGGAAATCGAAACCGGATTACGTGGCTGAGGCGGCGATCCTGTCGAAGATGGTCGGCAAGCCGGTGCAGGTGACCTGGAGTCGCGAGGACGACATCCGCCACGACTTTTACCACACCGTGGCGGCGCTCTACCTGAAGGCGGCGACGGATGAGCGGGGACGGCCGACGGCGTGGCTGCAGCGGTGCGCCTTCCCGCCGATCCCGTCGACCTTCGATGCCACGGCGACCTACGCCGCGGACAGCGAGATGGCCCAGGGATGGGTGGATGTGCCGTTCGTGATTCCCAACCTGCGCGCCGAGAACGGACCGGCAAGGAACCACGTGCGCATCGGCTGGCTCCGTTCGGTGGCCAACATCTACCATGCCTTTGCGGTTCAGTCGTTCGTGGACGAGCTGGCAGCGGCTGCGGGCCGAGACCGGATCGAGTATTTCCTCGATCTGCTGGGCAAGCCGCGCACCATCGATTTCGCGGCCGAAGGGACGACATACGCCAACTACGGGCAACCGATCGATCAGTACCCATGGGAGACGGGTCGCCTGCGGCGGGTGGTCGAAGTGGTGGCGGAGAAGTCCGGCTGGGCAAAGCGGAAACCGGAAAAGGGGCGCGCGCTCGGGTTTGCCGCGCACCGGAGTTTCTTAAGCTATATCGCCGTGGTTGCCGATGTGGTGGTGGACGGCAAGGGACGGATCAGCATCCCGCGACTGGACGTGGCAGTGGATGCGGGTCGGGTGGTACACCCGGAACGGGTGCGGGCGCAGTTCGAAGGGGCAGCGGTGTTCGGCGCAAGCCTGGCCCTGATGGGGGAGATCACTGCGGCCAAGGGGATGATCCAGCAGTCCAATTACAACGACTACCCGGTGGCGCGGATGCGGGATGCCCCCTATGAGACCCATGTCCATCTCGTGCAGAGCGAAGGGCTGCCGACCGGCGTGGGCGAGCCGGGAGTCCCTCCCATTGCTCCGGCGCTCTGCAACGCACTGTTCAGCATAACCGGCAAGCGGATTCGCCAGCTGCCGATCAACAAGACCAGCCTCGTATGA